The nucleotide window GCAGTACCAGTCGTCGGGCAGCTTGAGGTTGCTCGCGTCGTGCAATTGTTCGACATCGTCGTTGACGTAACGGCCATCGCTTTCGATGGCGCCCGCTGCCACTGACTTCAGTCCGGCGCAGACGAGGCCACGGCGTGCGGACGCGTGCAGCAGCGCCGACGAGACGAGCGTCTTGCCGATTTCGGTGTCGGTGCCGGTGACGAAGAAGGCGTGGCGGGCGGGCGTGGGGCGCTCGGTGACCGGCGTCATGAGGTCTTGATTAGCCATGGGCGTGAGCGGTCCAGTCGCGGTCGAGTTGGTTGATCGCCGTCACGAGCCGTGCGACGTCGTCCTGCGTGTGAGCGGCCGAGAGCGTCACGCGCAGGCGCGAGGTCCCCGGGGCTACGGTCGGTGGCCGGATAGCCGGCACCCAGAGGCCGGCTTCCGCCAGCCCGGCCTGCGCATGAAGGGCCGCCGCATTCTCGCCAAGGATGATCGGCTGCACGCCCGTCGGTGACGGGATATGCCGCCAGTGCTTGAGCTTGAGCGAGCTGCGCAGTTGGAAGATGCGGGCCTGCAACGTCGCGCGCCGCTCACGGCCTTCGTCGCCGCGAATCAGCGCGAGACTGGTGAGCAATGCTTGCGCCTGCGCAGGGGCGGCTGCGGTGGTGAAGATATAAGGCCGGGCGCGATTGACGAGCCATTCGATCACGCTCTTGTGCGCGGCGACGTAGGCACCAGCAACGCCCGCCGCCTTGCCGAGCGTGCCGATGATGACGAGGTTCGGCGAGCGCAGATCGAAGGGCTCGAACACCCCACGGCCGTTTTCACCGACGACGCCAAAGCCGTGCGCGTCGTCGACGATGAGCCACGCGTTGTGCTTCTCGGCGAGCGCCAGCAACTGCGGCAGCGGCGCGATGTCGCCATCCATCGAGAACACACCGTCCGTCACGATCAGCTTCGTCTCAGCCTCGCTGGCTTCGAGCAGCGCGGCGAGTGCCTTCACGTCACCGTGCGGGTAGACATGCGTGCGAGCGCGAGAGAGACGCGCACCATCGATGAGCGAGGCGTGGTTGAGTTCCTCGGAGAAGATCTCGGCGCCTTTGGTGGCGAGTGTAGAGATCGTCGCCAGATTGGCCATGTAGCCTGTGCAGAAATACAGCGCGCGGCCTTCGACCAGATGCGGCGACATGAAGTCGGCGAGGGCGGCTTCGAGTTCCGCATGCGCCTGCGAGTGACCGCTGATCAGGTGCGACGCGCCGCTGCCTGCGCCGTAGCGCCGCGCGCCGTCGATCAGCGCCTCCACGATCTTCGGATGCGCGGCGAGACCGAGATAGTCGTTGCTGGCGAAGGCGAGCACGTCGCGGCCATCGGCGCGCAAATGCGGCTGGCACGGCGTGGACACCACGCGATGCGTGCGGCGCAGATGCGCACGGTCGATTTCGGCTAGCCCGGCTTCAAGGCGTTCAAGCAAAGGATGTGCGCTCATGCGGCCCTCCCCATGCTGTCGAAGCCCTGACGCATCGTGGCATCGAACGCGGCGATGGTTTGTTCCGCAAGCCAGTCGCTGGTGCTGTCGTCGAGCACGTACGGCGGCATCAGATACACCGTGGCGCCGAGCGGGCGCAGCAGCACGCCACGGGCACGCGCTTCGCTGTAGAACTGCTTGGCGAATGCACCCGCAGCGCCGGGGGTATCGGGCAGCTTCGCATCGAAGGCCCAGATCATG belongs to Pandoraea norimbergensis and includes:
- the bioF gene encoding 8-amino-7-oxononanoate synthase — translated: MSAHPLLERLEAGLAEIDRAHLRRTHRVVSTPCQPHLRADGRDVLAFASNDYLGLAAHPKIVEALIDGARRYGAGSGASHLISGHSQAHAELEAALADFMSPHLVEGRALYFCTGYMANLATISTLATKGAEIFSEELNHASLIDGARLSRARTHVYPHGDVKALAALLEASEAETKLIVTDGVFSMDGDIAPLPQLLALAEKHNAWLIVDDAHGFGVVGENGRGVFEPFDLRSPNLVIIGTLGKAAGVAGAYVAAHKSVIEWLVNRARPYIFTTAAAPAQAQALLTSLALIRGDEGRERRATLQARIFQLRSSLKLKHWRHIPSPTGVQPIILGENAAALHAQAGLAEAGLWVPAIRPPTVAPGTSRLRVTLSAAHTQDDVARLVTAINQLDRDWTAHAHG